In Pelosinus sp. UFO1, one genomic interval encodes:
- the acpS gene encoding holo-ACP synthase — protein sequence MIIGTGIDIIEIDRIKAAIIRQSFVERVFTLSERQYCESRGLQKASSYAARFAGKEAIMKAFGTGLAGGSLQDIEIFLNDKGCPHVNLSGQFAALARELGVSSIHISLTHAREYAAAQAILWGGK from the coding sequence GTGATTATTGGTACTGGTATTGATATTATTGAAATTGATCGTATTAAAGCTGCTATTATACGCCAATCCTTCGTAGAGAGGGTGTTTACTTTAAGTGAACGACAGTATTGTGAAAGCCGAGGTTTGCAAAAGGCATCTTCTTATGCAGCTCGATTTGCTGGTAAGGAAGCGATAATGAAAGCCTTTGGTACGGGTCTAGCAGGTGGAAGTCTTCAAGATATTGAAATTTTTCTCAATGACAAAGGGTGTCCACATGTAAATTTAAGCGGCCAATTTGCCGCTTTGGCTAGAGAGTTGGGGGTCAGCTCAATTCATATATCATTGACACACGCGCGGGAGTATGCCGCTGCACAAGCTATTTTATGGGGAGGTAAATAA